The following are encoded in a window of Armatimonas rosea genomic DNA:
- a CDS encoding ankyrin repeat domain-containing protein, translated as MNPVAKVFLIVVSVVLGLAGICFIGLSALFGNPVTRPRYPAYDALMAAVDKHDAKQVRQLLAQGTDPNKFPDDPDSIQAEADYSVLNCAVDEGNEAVVKALLDYHADPNQGDGWHESPLAAAAAKNNLPMMRLLIQRGARVNDTSNGSGALWRAAMDGKTEAVAFLLAQGANPQTKAWTYKKDHQLLDALRDGSGTPEMGVHSAIAK; from the coding sequence ATGAACCCTGTCGCCAAAGTGTTCCTTATCGTTGTTTCTGTTGTGTTGGGGCTGGCGGGGATTTGCTTTATCGGGCTCTCCGCGCTCTTTGGCAACCCGGTTACTCGCCCACGCTACCCTGCCTACGATGCGCTGATGGCGGCGGTGGACAAGCACGATGCCAAGCAGGTACGGCAGCTTCTGGCGCAGGGCACCGATCCCAACAAGTTCCCCGATGATCCCGATTCGATTCAAGCAGAGGCCGATTATTCGGTACTGAACTGTGCCGTGGACGAAGGCAACGAAGCTGTTGTCAAGGCCTTGCTGGACTACCACGCCGACCCCAACCAGGGCGACGGCTGGCATGAGAGTCCCCTAGCGGCGGCGGCGGCAAAGAACAATCTCCCCATGATGCGCCTCTTGATCCAGCGCGGGGCAAGAGTGAACGACACGTCGAATGGCAGCGGTGCGCTCTGGCGTGCCGCGATGGATGGAAAGACCGAGGCGGTTGCGTTCTTGTTGGCGCAGGGCGCAAACCCACAGACAAAGGCATGGACCTACAAGAAAGATCACCAGCTACTAGATGCGCTCCGTGATGGGAGCGGCACCCCAGAGATGGGGGTGCACTCGGCGATAGCGAAGTGA
- a CDS encoding dolichyl-phosphate beta-glucosyltransferase: protein MQLSIVIPAYNEAQRLPRTLEATLGYLRTRGLSSQAEVLVVDDGSRDETTAVAAGFPGVTVLSYGGNRGKGYAVRYGVLRAAGERVLFMDADLATPIEELVKLEAALDSGAAYAIGSRPLRESELTVRQPLLRELCGRAFNKIVQVAATPGIEDTQCGFKLLTRDAAQAIFSRCQLDGFSFDVEALFLARRLGLKIAEIPVRWAHQEGAAAFPTRAAYLKAGLRMLRDVVKIRTLHARVEPVSAAAAPLSR from the coding sequence ATGCAGCTCTCCATCGTGATTCCTGCCTACAACGAAGCCCAGCGCCTGCCGCGTACTCTGGAGGCGACTCTGGGCTATCTTCGCACGCGCGGCCTTAGCTCCCAAGCGGAGGTGCTGGTGGTCGATGACGGCTCGCGTGACGAGACCACGGCCGTGGCGGCGGGATTTCCCGGCGTGACGGTCCTGAGCTACGGTGGCAACCGGGGCAAGGGCTACGCCGTGCGCTACGGCGTGCTCCGCGCTGCGGGAGAGCGGGTGCTCTTCATGGACGCCGACCTCGCGACCCCTATCGAGGAGCTTGTCAAGCTGGAAGCGGCGCTCGATTCGGGCGCGGCCTATGCGATCGGCTCCCGGCCCCTGCGCGAGTCCGAGCTCACCGTCCGCCAGCCGCTGCTGCGGGAGCTCTGTGGGCGGGCATTCAATAAAATCGTCCAGGTGGCGGCCACCCCCGGAATTGAAGATACCCAGTGCGGTTTCAAGCTTCTGACCCGCGATGCCGCTCAGGCGATCTTCTCCCGCTGCCAGCTCGATGGCTTTAGCTTCGATGTCGAGGCGCTCTTTCTGGCGCGGCGGCTGGGGCTTAAGATCGCGGAGATTCCTGTGCGCTGGGCACACCAAGAGGGAGCGGCGGCATTCCCCACCCGCGCGGCCTACCTCAAGGCGGGCCTGCGGATGCTGCGGGATGTCGTGAAGATTCGGACACTCCATGCCCGTGTGGAGCCCGTGAGCGCGGCGGCGGCGCCGCTCTCGCGATGA
- a CDS encoding YcxB family protein, giving the protein MSISYELTKDDGVALMKYLWQRPERRHQERKENDTIAVAFAVVIWMLVSRASGSLGLLVALAIGLALLQSLPRLRENKGKKWVNSDGFQQWLGSRTVTIEDSGLRVVSTRGERLIYWASFSEVIEAETHLFLPFGMLEVVVIPARAFESPDTKVAFLAELKARQTAAQATQGIGEEAEA; this is encoded by the coding sequence ATGAGCATTTCGTATGAACTAACAAAAGATGATGGCGTCGCCCTGATGAAGTACCTGTGGCAGCGGCCGGAGCGACGTCATCAGGAGCGCAAGGAGAACGACACGATTGCGGTGGCCTTCGCCGTGGTGATCTGGATGCTGGTCTCCCGCGCATCGGGGAGCCTGGGGCTGCTGGTCGCGCTGGCGATTGGGCTCGCGCTGCTCCAGTCGCTACCCCGCCTGCGGGAGAACAAGGGCAAGAAGTGGGTCAACTCCGATGGCTTCCAGCAGTGGCTGGGCTCGCGGACCGTGACCATTGAGGACAGCGGCCTGCGCGTGGTCAGCACCCGTGGCGAGCGCCTGATCTACTGGGCCAGCTTTAGCGAGGTGATCGAGGCCGAGACCCATCTGTTCCTGCCCTTTGGGATGCTGGAGGTCGTGGTGATCCCCGCCCGCGCGTTCGAGAGCCCCGATACCAAGGTCGCGTTTCTCGCCGAGCTCAAGGCCCGCCAGACCGCCGCACAGGCCACCCAAGGAATCGGGGAGGAGGCTGAGGCATGA
- a CDS encoding DUF6785 family protein gives MRLRGRFFFAATLLIPINAFWIIQSEVMRYAGHPTTISLFYNTIFWLCVLLAINGLVGRFFPKATFSRLEMLTLYGMLNICTGIAGHDSIEVLLPILAYPLYRANATNNWDQNLIPRLPKHLVVTDKDALKPYFEGHSSLYEASHLQAWLVPTLCWCGFLTTLMILFMFLNVLLRRRWTESEKLAFPLIQLPLELTAPGAPLLKNKVLWAGVAISVVLQLWNGVAVLNPQVPLIQLKYVDQGPANFPNRPWSAMGWLPVGFYPFGIALGVLLPVDLIFSSWFFFLFYKVQLIVSAWMAWDQEPNFPYTDAQALGAYLGIGFGALWAARRHFSWLARVFFNEEKETPDPNDPIPQRTAVWGVLICLTLLVTFFRLSGLSFLVIGAGLVIYLGIAIAITRMRAELGPPVHDLHHAGADTMLPKIFGPTAFSRDEHIGLSFWWGFNRAYRGHTMPIGIESLKMAEQGKLGTRGMFFALCAAAILGPLCAFWALLHLSYAYGAAGAIAPPNVMEIFGREAWNRYNNWTGIPEPPHYREGAAVLGGLGFTLVLNMIRGRWIGFPFHPVGYAIASSWGMSVLWVPMLIAWVLKILILRYGGLGLYRKCVPFFLGVILGECLMGGFWNLTGIAREVPTYAFWP, from the coding sequence ATGCGTCTTCGAGGACGGTTCTTTTTTGCAGCGACGTTGCTTATCCCCATCAATGCCTTCTGGATTATCCAGTCGGAGGTGATGCGCTACGCCGGGCACCCCACCACGATCTCGCTGTTCTACAACACGATCTTCTGGCTCTGCGTACTGCTGGCGATCAATGGCCTGGTCGGGCGCTTCTTCCCCAAGGCGACCTTCTCGCGGCTGGAGATGCTCACCCTCTACGGGATGCTCAATATCTGCACCGGGATCGCAGGCCACGATAGCATCGAGGTGCTCCTGCCCATCCTGGCCTACCCGCTCTACCGCGCCAACGCCACCAACAACTGGGACCAAAACCTCATTCCGCGGCTCCCCAAGCACCTGGTGGTCACGGACAAAGACGCGCTCAAGCCGTACTTCGAGGGCCACTCCAGCCTCTACGAAGCGAGCCATCTTCAGGCCTGGCTCGTGCCCACCCTCTGCTGGTGCGGGTTCTTGACCACCCTGATGATCTTGTTTATGTTTCTCAATGTCCTGCTGCGCCGCCGCTGGACCGAGAGCGAGAAGCTGGCCTTTCCGCTGATCCAGCTCCCGCTGGAGCTCACCGCGCCGGGGGCACCGCTGCTGAAGAACAAAGTCCTCTGGGCGGGCGTGGCGATCTCGGTGGTGCTCCAGCTCTGGAACGGGGTGGCGGTGCTCAACCCCCAGGTGCCGCTGATCCAGCTCAAGTATGTCGATCAGGGGCCGGCGAACTTCCCCAACCGTCCCTGGAGCGCGATGGGCTGGCTCCCGGTGGGCTTCTACCCCTTTGGGATCGCGCTGGGCGTGCTGCTCCCCGTGGACCTGATCTTCTCGTCGTGGTTTTTCTTTCTGTTCTACAAAGTCCAGCTGATTGTCTCCGCGTGGATGGCCTGGGACCAGGAGCCCAACTTCCCCTACACCGATGCCCAGGCGCTCGGGGCGTACCTGGGGATTGGGTTTGGGGCGCTCTGGGCGGCGCGGCGGCACTTTTCCTGGCTAGCGCGGGTCTTCTTCAACGAGGAGAAAGAGACTCCCGACCCCAACGACCCGATCCCCCAGCGCACCGCAGTCTGGGGCGTCCTGATCTGCCTGACCCTCCTGGTGACCTTCTTCCGCCTCTCGGGGCTGAGCTTTCTGGTGATCGGGGCGGGGCTGGTGATCTATCTCGGGATCGCGATCGCCATCACCCGCATGCGCGCCGAGCTGGGGCCGCCCGTTCATGACCTGCACCACGCGGGTGCGGACACGATGCTCCCCAAGATCTTCGGCCCCACGGCGTTCTCCCGCGACGAGCACATTGGGCTGAGTTTCTGGTGGGGTTTCAACCGCGCCTACCGTGGCCACACCATGCCCATCGGGATCGAGTCGCTCAAGATGGCGGAGCAGGGCAAGCTGGGGACACGCGGGATGTTCTTTGCTCTCTGCGCCGCCGCCATTCTCGGGCCGCTCTGCGCGTTCTGGGCGCTCCTGCACCTCTCGTATGCCTACGGCGCGGCGGGGGCAATCGCCCCGCCCAATGTCATGGAGATCTTTGGTCGCGAGGCGTGGAACCGCTACAACAACTGGACCGGAATCCCCGAGCCGCCCCACTACCGCGAGGGCGCCGCGGTGCTTGGCGGGCTGGGCTTTACACTGGTTCTCAACATGATCCGTGGGCGCTGGATCGGCTTCCCCTTCCACCCGGTCGGCTACGCCATCGCATCGAGCTGGGGAATGAGCGTCCTGTGGGTCCCCATGCTTATCGCGTGGGTGCTGAAGATTCTGATCCTGCGCTACGGCGGCCTCGGGCTCTACCGCAAGTGTGTCCCGTTTTTCTTGGGCGTGATCCTCGGGGAGTGCCTCATGGGCGGCTTCTGGAACCTCACCGGAATCGCCCGCGAAGTCCCCACCTACGCCTTCTGGCCGTAG